A section of the uncultured Fusobacterium sp. genome encodes:
- a CDS encoding PTS transporter subunit EIIC — MNYTELASKILEKIGGADNVNDVVHCMTRLRFDLKDFSILDDEGLKKTKGIVGTVQKSGQYQVIIGNEVAYVYKELCKLGNFTVKKDKKLKTKKEQGVIATLMDTISSIMAPVIPAIIGAAMLKVLLTILTMANLIDVSGDTYAILNVIGDGAFFFMPVLIAMSAANKFNTNAYYAVSIALVLLHPNFIKIMDLAKTNGENIHFLDIIPVVTNNYSYSVIPIILGVWALSYVEPIVDKITPAITKNFLKPLLVMLIIMPITIIILGPLGAILGDLLSKIIYKFYDIFGFFAVGIIAGVYPFIVMAGMHHAFTPIKLGILATVGYEAFICIGELASNLAQGGAALAVAIKSKNKDFKQIAGSSAFSAIVAGITEPALYGVNVRLKKPMIGACCGAVAGGLFGGIMQLKCFGIATPSFVTIVQYVEQNRSTSIFIALATMLIAVIVSFIATYLIGFEDVVYEDEEERILERAENFDRNNL, encoded by the coding sequence ATGAACTATACTGAATTAGCTAGTAAAATTTTAGAAAAAATAGGTGGAGCAGATAACGTAAATGATGTGGTACACTGCATGACTAGATTGCGTTTTGATTTAAAAGACTTCTCTATTCTTGATGATGAAGGGTTAAAAAAGACTAAAGGAATAGTAGGAACTGTACAAAAGTCAGGACAATATCAAGTTATTATAGGGAATGAAGTAGCTTATGTTTATAAGGAATTATGTAAGCTTGGAAATTTTACAGTAAAAAAAGATAAGAAGCTAAAAACTAAGAAGGAGCAAGGAGTTATAGCGACATTAATGGATACTATATCTTCAATAATGGCTCCAGTAATTCCAGCAATTATAGGAGCAGCTATGTTAAAAGTTTTACTTACTATTTTAACAATGGCTAATCTTATTGATGTATCAGGAGATACATATGCTATTTTAAATGTTATAGGGGATGGAGCATTTTTCTTTATGCCTGTTCTTATAGCTATGTCAGCTGCTAATAAATTTAATACAAATGCTTATTATGCAGTTAGTATAGCTTTGGTATTATTACATCCAAATTTTATAAAAATTATGGATTTAGCAAAAACAAATGGAGAAAATATTCATTTTCTTGATATAATTCCTGTAGTAACAAATAATTATTCTTATTCTGTAATTCCTATAATTTTAGGTGTATGGGCTTTATCATATGTAGAACCAATTGTTGATAAAATAACACCAGCAATAACTAAAAACTTTTTAAAACCATTACTTGTAATGTTGATAATAATGCCAATAACTATAATTATCTTAGGGCCTTTAGGAGCTATTTTAGGAGATTTATTATCAAAAATAATTTATAAATTTTATGATATATTTGGATTCTTTGCTGTAGGAATTATAGCAGGAGTATATCCATTCATAGTTATGGCTGGAATGCACCATGCTTTTACTCCTATTAAATTGGGAATTTTAGCGACAGTAGGATATGAAGCTTTTATTTGTATAGGAGAATTAGCTTCAAACTTAGCTCAAGGAGGAGCTGCTTTAGCTGTTGCAATAAAAAGTAAAAATAAAGATTTTAAACAAATTGCAGGATCTTCTGCTTTTTCAGCTATAGTTGCTGGAATAACTGAACCAGCTCTATATGGGGTAAATGTAAGATTGAAAAAACCTATGATAGGGGCTTGTTGTGGTGCAGTAGCAGGTGGGCTTTTTGGTGGAATTATGCAATTAAAATGTTTTGGAATTGCTACTCCATCATTTGTAACAATAGTTCAATATGTTGAACAAAATAGAAGTACAAGTATATTTATAGCGTTAGCAACAATGTTAATAGCTGTTATAGTTTCATTTATAGCTACATATTTAATAGGTTTTGAAGATGTAGTTTATGAAGATGAAGAGGAAAGAATATTAGAGCGTGCTGAAAATTTTGACAGAAATAATTTATAG
- the licT gene encoding BglG family transcription antiterminator LicT — translation MKLRIVKILNNNAFISKDENDKEIIIMGKGIAFQKKSNEEVEIGDNVKVFSSDETQINEKLKNVILNIPENYLEITKKIVELLKIKYNKELHNIIYVSLTEHIHGAVERYKNGVEIENPLLNEIKHLYREEYDIALEGLKIIEEKLGIKFQKDEAGYITSHIINAQLDGSMNNTTEITKIVQKILNIIEFNMLIDINEDSVSYDRVVTHLKFLSLRVLNNTVNDEDEELFEIFKKKYPQAYKCVTVICKYFEKEYNYFLTNAEQMYLIIYIQRLYKEATK, via the coding sequence ATGAAGTTACGTATAGTGAAAATTTTAAATAATAATGCTTTTATATCAAAAGATGAAAATGATAAAGAGATTATTATTATGGGAAAAGGAATTGCTTTTCAGAAAAAATCGAATGAAGAAGTAGAAATTGGTGATAATGTAAAAGTTTTTTCAAGTGATGAAACACAAATAAATGAAAAACTAAAAAACGTTATCTTAAATATACCTGAAAATTATTTAGAAATAACTAAAAAAATTGTAGAGTTATTAAAGATAAAATATAATAAAGAATTACATAATATTATATATGTTTCTCTAACTGAGCATATACATGGAGCTGTTGAAAGATATAAAAATGGAGTTGAAATAGAAAATCCACTATTAAATGAAATAAAGCACTTATACAGAGAGGAATATGATATAGCTTTAGAAGGTTTAAAAATAATAGAGGAAAAATTGGGGATAAAATTTCAAAAAGATGAAGCAGGTTATATTACGAGTCATATAATTAATGCACAACTAGATGGAAGTATGAATAATACTACTGAAATAACTAAAATTGTTCAAAAAATTCTTAACATAATAGAGTTTAATATGTTAATTGATATAAATGAAGATAGTGTTTCTTATGATAGAGTTGTAACTCACTTGAAGTTTTTATCTTTAAGAGTACTGAATAATACTGTAAATGATGAAGATGAAGAGCTTTTTGAGATATTTAAGAAAAAGTATCCTCAAGCATATAAATGTGTAACAGTTATATGTAAATATTTTGAAAAAGAATATAATTATTTTTTAACAAATGCAGAACAGATGTATTTGATAATTTATATACAAAGATTATATAAAGAAGCAACTAAGTAG
- a CDS encoding amidohydrolase: MKLFRNGKIYTMDKENRVVNSILVENGKVLQIGDEEELKRSFKGGEIIDLEGKVVIPAFNDSHVHFVNYGYNKKKIPLYSCRSVEDVIEKGKNFTVYGGWILGRGWNQDLFHGEKRMPTREDLDKISTEYPICFTRTCGHVAIVNTKALEVCGITPDTKCEGGDADYEKGLFSENGLYLIYSHIPSPSLEELKTMLLETQDEFFSMGITSVQTDDFETFPDKDFEKIIKAYTELEQEEKLKIKVYEQCLFPEIERIKKFQEKGYYFGYGSKNFRIGPIKLLLDGSLGGKTAYLQTPYIDDENNYGIATSSVEDFEKIVKFSDENGFQVAVHAIGDGAIKMCVDAFEKLPELNKKRHGIVHCQITTKELMERMKKLDILAYIQPIFLDYDLHIVEDRVGYERSLETYAWKTMMDMNIPMAFGSDSPVDSADVIKALHCAVNRQDISYRPENGWLPNEALDTLPAIKYYTQGGAYASFEEKIKGNLEIGKLADFIVLNQDILTIDKKDILKTEIEMTVVEGEIVYKK; this comes from the coding sequence ATGAAGTTATTTAGAAATGGAAAAATTTATACTATGGACAAAGAAAATAGAGTAGTAAACTCTATTTTAGTAGAAAATGGAAAAGTTTTACAAATAGGAGATGAAGAAGAGTTAAAGAGATCATTTAAAGGTGGAGAAATTATAGATTTAGAAGGAAAAGTTGTCATACCAGCTTTTAATGATAGTCATGTACATTTTGTAAATTATGGTTATAATAAAAAGAAAATTCCTCTTTATTCATGCAGAAGTGTAGAAGATGTAATTGAAAAAGGGAAAAATTTTACAGTTTATGGTGGGTGGATTCTTGGAAGAGGATGGAACCAAGACCTATTTCATGGGGAAAAAAGAATGCCAACAAGAGAGGATTTGGATAAAATATCTACTGAATATCCAATCTGTTTTACAAGAACATGTGGTCATGTAGCTATTGTAAATACTAAAGCTCTTGAAGTATGTGGGATAACTCCAGATACAAAATGTGAAGGTGGAGATGCTGATTATGAAAAAGGATTATTTTCTGAAAATGGTCTTTATCTAATATATTCACATATTCCAAGTCCATCACTTGAAGAGTTAAAAACTATGTTATTAGAAACTCAAGATGAATTTTTTTCTATGGGAATTACATCTGTACAAACAGACGATTTTGAAACTTTTCCAGATAAAGATTTTGAAAAAATTATAAAAGCTTATACAGAATTAGAGCAAGAGGAAAAATTGAAGATAAAAGTTTATGAACAATGTCTTTTCCCTGAAATTGAAAGAATAAAAAAATTCCAAGAAAAAGGGTATTATTTTGGATATGGAAGTAAAAATTTTAGAATAGGACCTATAAAATTATTATTAGATGGTTCATTAGGAGGAAAAACTGCTTATTTACAAACTCCATATATAGATGATGAAAATAATTATGGAATAGCTACAAGTTCTGTAGAGGATTTTGAAAAGATAGTTAAATTTTCAGACGAAAATGGATTTCAAGTAGCTGTACATGCAATTGGAGATGGGGCTATAAAAATGTGTGTAGATGCTTTTGAAAAATTACCAGAATTAAATAAAAAAAGACATGGTATAGTTCACTGTCAAATTACAACAAAAGAACTGATGGAAAGAATGAAAAAATTGGATATTTTGGCTTATATCCAGCCAATTTTCCTAGACTATGATTTACATATAGTAGAGGATAGAGTAGGATATGAGAGAAGTCTTGAAACATATGCTTGGAAAACTATGATGGATATGAATATTCCTATGGCTTTTGGATCTGATTCTCCTGTGGATAGTGCAGATGTAATTAAAGCTTTACACTGTGCTGTAAATAGGCAAGATATAAGTTACAGACCTGAAAATGGTTGGTTACCTAATGAAGCTTTAGATACTCTACCAGCTATTAAATATTATACTCAAGGAGGAGCTTATGCTTCCTTTGAAGAAAAAATTAAGGGGAATTTAGAAATTGGTAAATTAGCTGATTTTATTGTGTTAAACCAAGATATATTAACTATAGATAAAAAAGATATTTTAAAAACTGAAATTGAAATGACTGTAGTAGAAGGAGAAATAGTTTACAAAAAATAG
- a CDS encoding DUF3427 domain-containing protein: MEKNRFITNNNYLFDSNLYNNLKECLESAKSFIFSVAFINFAGVQILLDLLANCERKNIKGKILTTNYLHFTDLKSVEYLKRFKNIEVRFFNSDELGGFHTKGYIFEFETYYKTIIGSSNLTKGGLKKNIEWNTLSIFEKDTLYMKNILLEFNFLWEQGVNEIPYYIPISRREKRIKKEYSYENIEREVADEEINFYSKGIEPNYMQKVALDNLEKIRLYSEDRALCISATGTGKTYLGAFDVRNYNPKTLLFIVHNEEILNSAIETFKKVIPEKSYGKFTGTIKNRNENYIFSTIQSMSKYFLEFDKEYFEYIIIDEAHHITSKSYQNILQYFKPKFLLGLTATPERCDGGNIYEIFNMNIPVEIRLQEALDRSLIVPFHYYGIKDIDDINLKDIKLTEIKKLTKLLNLSKRVDFIIEKINFYGYSGEKRKALGFCISIEQCKYMAEEFNKRGIKAVYITGGTDLETRKNILKKFEKDDTEIIFVVDIFNEGVDIPCINTILMLRPTNSSIVFTQQLGRGLRHFKEKEFLTVIDFIGNHNKTFLIAIALMGRKGYDKESLKLSVKNDFNNLSKNLHISLDEICKEEIIKQLDNENFNSMKYLKEEYEIFKEFLKRVPTPTDYINFDEAPELFKYINKSKSYFEFLKYVKDNKFEFTQKEIEIVREIEGFLPIKRVYEFVIMRYLIFKEESFLNINSVISLLTKFILIEDLELCKNSIEHAMKYLNGDFYDSGEIKKSNNLFKFKDGVIEKSKEFSIALKNENLKNYLLEIVDYGLLRYKKEFENKDYGLPFFKLYSTYNMKDVALLCNYEKKHSAFRGSGLLKNGKEYFIFIDLHKEIDIKESINYKDKIINREIIQWQSQNSTTQISEIGKNITDNINRGINLHMFVRKFKEIDGIVQEYLYLGKGDCIEFEGNKPITLKLKLKNILPKEIFNELTERVENNYTFSNLLEVADEKYS, encoded by the coding sequence ATGGAGAAAAATAGATTTATTACTAATAACAATTACCTATTTGATTCTAATTTATATAATAATTTAAAAGAGTGTTTAGAATCAGCTAAGAGTTTTATTTTCTCTGTGGCTTTTATTAATTTTGCTGGAGTTCAAATTCTTCTTGACCTTCTTGCTAATTGTGAAAGAAAAAATATTAAGGGGAAAATTTTAACAACTAATTATTTACATTTTACAGATTTAAAGTCTGTAGAGTATTTAAAAAGATTTAAAAATATTGAAGTAAGATTTTTTAATAGTGATGAATTAGGAGGATTTCATACTAAAGGGTATATTTTTGAATTTGAAACTTACTATAAAACTATTATTGGTTCTTCTAATTTAACTAAAGGTGGACTTAAAAAGAATATTGAATGGAATACACTATCTATTTTTGAGAAAGATACTCTTTATATGAAAAATATCTTATTAGAATTTAATTTTCTTTGGGAACAAGGAGTTAATGAAATTCCTTATTACATTCCTATTTCTAGAAGAGAAAAAAGAATAAAAAAAGAGTATTCTTATGAAAATATAGAAAGAGAAGTAGCAGATGAGGAGATAAATTTTTATTCTAAAGGAATTGAGCCTAATTATATGCAAAAAGTTGCTTTAGATAATTTAGAAAAAATTAGATTATACAGTGAAGATAGAGCTCTTTGTATATCAGCTACAGGAACAGGAAAAACTTATTTAGGAGCTTTTGATGTAAGAAATTATAATCCTAAGACTCTTCTTTTTATTGTTCATAATGAAGAGATTTTAAATTCTGCTATTGAAACTTTTAAAAAAGTCATTCCAGAAAAAAGTTATGGGAAATTTACTGGAACAATAAAAAATAGAAATGAAAACTATATATTTTCAACTATTCAAAGTATGAGTAAATATTTTTTAGAATTTGATAAAGAATATTTTGAATATATTATAATAGATGAAGCACATCATATTACTTCTAAAAGCTATCAAAATATTCTTCAATATTTTAAACCAAAATTTCTTTTAGGTTTAACAGCTACTCCTGAAAGATGTGATGGAGGAAATATATATGAAATATTTAATATGAATATTCCAGTAGAAATAAGACTTCAAGAGGCACTAGATAGAAGTTTGATTGTTCCTTTTCATTATTATGGAATAAAAGATATTGATGATATTAATTTAAAAGATATAAAATTAACTGAAATAAAAAAATTAACAAAGCTTTTAAATTTATCTAAAAGGGTAGATTTTATTATTGAAAAAATAAATTTTTACGGATATAGTGGAGAAAAGAGAAAAGCTTTGGGATTTTGTATATCCATAGAACAGTGTAAATATATGGCAGAGGAATTTAATAAGAGAGGGATTAAAGCTGTTTATATTACAGGGGGAACTGATTTAGAAACTAGAAAAAATATTTTGAAAAAATTTGAAAAAGATGATACTGAGATTATATTTGTTGTGGATATTTTTAATGAAGGAGTAGATATTCCATGTATTAATACTATACTCATGCTAAGGCCTACTAATTCATCAATAGTTTTTACTCAACAATTGGGAAGAGGGTTAAGACATTTTAAAGAAAAAGAGTTTTTAACTGTGATTGATTTTATAGGAAATCATAATAAAACATTCTTAATAGCTATAGCCTTAATGGGAAGAAAAGGGTATGATAAGGAAAGTTTGAAATTATCTGTTAAGAATGATTTTAATAATCTTTCTAAAAATCTTCATATAAGTTTAGATGAAATTTGTAAAGAAGAGATAATAAAGCAATTAGACAATGAAAATTTTAATAGTATGAAGTACTTAAAAGAGGAGTATGAGATATTTAAAGAATTTTTAAAAAGAGTTCCTACTCCTACAGATTATATAAATTTTGATGAAGCACCAGAACTTTTTAAATATATAAATAAAAGTAAATCCTATTTTGAATTTTTAAAGTATGTTAAAGATAATAAATTTGAATTTACTCAAAAAGAGATAGAGATAGTTAGAGAGATTGAAGGATTTTTACCAATAAAAAGAGTTTATGAATTTGTTATTATGCGTTATTTAATATTTAAAGAAGAGAGTTTTTTAAATATAAATTCTGTTATATCACTTTTAACTAAATTTATTTTAATTGAAGATTTAGAGTTGTGTAAAAATTCTATTGAACATGCTATGAAATATCTAAATGGGGATTTTTATGATTCAGGAGAAATAAAGAAATCAAATAATTTATTTAAATTTAAAGATGGAGTAATAGAAAAAAGTAAAGAGTTTTCTATAGCTTTAAAGAATGAAAATTTAAAAAATTATTTGTTAGAGATAGTTGATTATGGATTATTAAGATATAAGAAAGAGTTTGAAAACAAAGATTATGGGTTACCTTTCTTTAAATTATATTCTACTTATAATATGAAAGATGTAGCTTTACTTTGTAATTATGAAAAAAAACATAGTGCTTTTAGAGGTAGTGGTTTATTGAAAAATGGAAAAGAATATTTTATTTTTATAGACTTACATAAAGAAATTGATATAAAAGAGAGTATTAATTATAAAGATAAAATTATAAATCGTGAAATAATCCAATGGCAAAGTCAAAATTCTACTACACAAATTAGTGAAATAGGAAAAAATATAACAGATAATATTAACAGGGGAATAAATTTGCATATGTTCGTTAGAAAATTTAAAGAAATTGATGGAATTGTGCAAGAATATTTATATCTTGGAAAAGGTGACTGTATAGAATTTGAAGGAAATAAGCCAATAACTCTTAAATTAAAGTTAAAAAATATTCTTCCTAAAGAAATATTTAATGAATTGACAGAAAGAGTTGAAAATAACTACACATTTAGTAATTTATTGGAGGTAGCAGATGAAAAGTATAGTTAA
- a CDS encoding glycoside hydrolase family 1 protein — protein sequence MYKFPKDFLWGSASAAYQIEGAHDIDGKGVSNWDEFVKIPGKTFKGTTGEIAVDHYHRYKEDIALMAEQGLKTYRFSIAWTRIFPNGKGEVNQKGIEFYQNIIDECLKYGIEPMVTIFHWDLPQALVKEYGGFENIQIVDDFVNYATTLFKVFGKSVKYWITLNEQNIFTSLGWLTAQHPPGKFDDQKMFYQVNHHAFLAHAKAVLAYRKLGFTGKIGASFAYTPSYAIDCNPINAMSKINYDDLKNYWWLDVYAYGEYPKAAMRYLEKKGIAPIVTEEEKEILKLAAKEINFMGVNYYQSCVCEYNPIDGVTPYGTMNTTGKKGSGQVVGIPGVYKNPANPYLKTTDWDWTIDPSGLKYLCREITSRYRLPIVISENGLGAFDKLEDDKSIHDIYRIEYIKEHLRALYEAIDEGCEVLAYCTWSFTDLLSWLNGYQKRYGFVYVDRNEESGSLDRYKKDSFYWYQEVIKTNGESLEK from the coding sequence ATGTATAAATTTCCAAAAGATTTTTTATGGGGAAGTGCTTCTGCTGCTTACCAAATTGAAGGAGCCCATGATATTGATGGAAAGGGAGTTTCAAACTGGGATGAATTTGTAAAAATTCCTGGAAAAACATTTAAAGGAACAACTGGAGAGATTGCTGTTGATCATTATCATCGTTATAAGGAAGATATTGCTTTAATGGCAGAACAAGGATTAAAAACTTATAGATTCTCAATTGCTTGGACAAGAATTTTTCCTAACGGAAAAGGGGAAGTTAATCAAAAAGGAATTGAATTTTATCAAAATATAATAGATGAGTGTTTAAAATATGGTATAGAACCAATGGTTACTATTTTCCACTGGGATTTACCACAAGCTTTAGTAAAAGAATATGGTGGATTTGAAAATATTCAAATAGTAGATGATTTTGTAAATTATGCTACAACTCTATTTAAAGTTTTTGGTAAAAGTGTAAAATATTGGATAACTTTAAATGAGCAAAATATTTTTACATCATTAGGATGGCTTACAGCTCAACATCCACCTGGAAAATTTGATGATCAAAAAATGTTCTACCAAGTAAATCATCACGCTTTCTTAGCTCATGCTAAAGCTGTATTAGCTTATCGTAAATTAGGATTTACAGGAAAGATTGGAGCAAGTTTTGCATATACTCCAAGTTATGCAATAGATTGTAATCCAATAAATGCTATGTCTAAAATTAATTATGATGATTTAAAAAATTATTGGTGGCTAGATGTGTATGCTTATGGAGAATATCCAAAAGCTGCAATGAGATATTTAGAGAAAAAAGGTATAGCTCCAATAGTAACTGAAGAAGAAAAAGAAATTTTAAAATTAGCAGCTAAAGAGATTAACTTTATGGGTGTTAACTACTATCAAAGTTGTGTATGTGAATACAATCCAATAGATGGAGTTACTCCATATGGGACTATGAATACTACTGGAAAAAAAGGTTCAGGACAAGTTGTTGGAATACCTGGAGTATATAAAAATCCAGCTAATCCATACTTAAAAACAACAGACTGGGATTGGACAATAGATCCAAGTGGATTAAAATATCTATGTAGAGAAATAACAAGTAGATATAGATTACCAATTGTTATTTCTGAAAATGGATTAGGAGCTTTTGATAAACTAGAAGATGATAAGTCAATTCATGATATTTATAGAATTGAATATATAAAAGAGCATTTAAGAGCTTTATATGAAGCTATTGATGAAGGTTGTGAAGTATTAGCTTATTGTACTTGGTCATTTACAGATCTACTTAGCTGGTTAAATGGATATCAAAAAAGATATGGATTTGTTTATGTAGATAGAAATGAAGAGAGCGGAAGCTTAGATAGATATAAAAAAGATAGTTTCTATTGGTATCAAGAGGTTATAAAAACTAATGGAGAATCTTTAGAGAAATAG
- a CDS encoding AAA family ATPase: MKPIGIGIDDFREIILTKSFYVDKTKFIEELEKDTSKVQLITRPRRFGKSLNMSMLKYFYNIENRDKNRELFSNLYIEKSPIFSEQGKCPVIFISFKDIKADNLEEMYLQLRRNFSELFDNYKFLRESLDERALEIFDSIWKEKVEGNYSNSLKFLSKCLNDYYSQEIILLIDEYDTPIISAYEYGYYDEIKTFFTTMYGSVLKGNLSLRKAVLTGIMRISKENIFSGLNNIKVNSILERDFSEYFGLTEEEVEQALKEYRIEYKLNEIQTWYNGYNFGGTRVYNPFSITNYLKRKKIMPYWVNTSSNTLINKVLKEANNSIFKELSKLFQGEVIEKIIDIYSNFNELRNTEQIWYLLTNAGYLTIVDEIDFDEYSIRIPNEEIYYFFERDFIKNFIGDRRDFKDILDYFLEGDFENFTYELEKIMLTNVSCFDFDSNADEAYYHVFILGMMLALRREYYVSSNREAGRGRFDLILEPRDKSRNGFVIEFKAPDSEKNLEKESQEALSQIEKNFYDVELKARGVERVYYVGMAFYKREFKLAWKNNL, from the coding sequence ATGAAACCTATTGGAATTGGGATAGATGATTTTAGAGAAATAATATTGACAAAGAGTTTTTATGTAGATAAGACAAAATTTATAGAGGAGCTTGAAAAAGATACCTCTAAGGTGCAACTGATAACAAGACCAAGAAGATTTGGTAAAAGTCTTAATATGTCAATGTTAAAGTATTTTTATAACATAGAAAACAGAGATAAAAATAGAGAGCTCTTTAGTAATCTCTATATAGAAAAATCTCCAATATTTTCAGAGCAAGGAAAGTGTCCAGTAATTTTTATCTCCTTTAAAGATATTAAGGCTGATAATTTAGAAGAGATGTATTTGCAACTTAGGAGAAACTTTTCTGAGCTGTTTGATAATTATAAATTTTTAAGAGAGAGTTTAGATGAGAGAGCTTTAGAAATTTTTGATAGTATTTGGAAGGAAAAAGTTGAAGGAAATTACAGTAACTCTTTAAAGTTTTTAAGTAAATGCCTTAATGATTATTATAGTCAAGAGATAATCTTGCTCATAGATGAATATGACACTCCCATAATTTCTGCCTATGAGTATGGATATTATGATGAGATAAAAACTTTTTTTACTACAATGTATGGAAGCGTGTTAAAGGGAAATCTTTCATTAAGAAAGGCAGTACTAACAGGGATAATGAGAATATCTAAGGAAAATATATTTTCTGGGCTAAATAATATAAAGGTAAATTCTATATTAGAGAGGGACTTCTCTGAGTATTTTGGATTGACAGAGGAAGAGGTAGAGCAAGCATTAAAAGAGTATAGAATAGAATATAAATTAAATGAGATACAGACTTGGTATAACGGATATAATTTCGGTGGAACTCGAGTATATAATCCATTTAGTATAACAAATTATTTAAAGAGAAAGAAAATAATGCCATATTGGGTAAATACTTCAAGTAATACTTTAATTAACAAAGTTTTAAAAGAGGCAAATAATTCAATTTTTAAAGAGCTATCAAAACTCTTTCAAGGAGAGGTAATAGAAAAAATTATTGATATATATTCTAATTTTAATGAGTTAAGAAACACAGAGCAGATATGGTATCTACTGACTAATGCTGGTTATTTAACAATAGTAGATGAAATAGATTTTGATGAATATTCAATTAGAATACCTAATGAAGAGATTTATTATTTCTTTGAGAGAGATTTTATCAAAAATTTTATTGGAGATAGAAGAGATTTTAAAGATATATTGGATTACTTCTTAGAGGGGGATTTTGAAAATTTTACCTATGAGTTAGAAAAAATTATGCTAACAAATGTAAGCTGTTTTGATTTTGACAGTAATGCAGATGAGGCTTATTACCATGTATTTATTTTGGGAATGATGTTGGCACTGAGAAGAGAGTACTATGTTAGTTCAAATAGAGAAGCAGGAAGAGGAAGATTTGATTTAATTCTTGAACCAAGGGATAAGAGTAGAAATGGATTTGTAATAGAGTTTAAGGCACCAGATAGTGAAAAAAATTTAGAAAAAGAGAGTCAAGAAGCTCTAAGTCAAATAGAGAAAAATTTTTATGATGTGGAATTAAAGGCAAGAGGAGTAGAGAGAGTCTACTATGTGGGAATGGCATTTTATAAGAGAGAGTTTAAATTAGCTTGGAAAAATAACTTATAA
- a CDS encoding (deoxy)nucleoside triphosphate pyrophosphohydrolase has protein sequence MKSIVKVVGAIIEKENKIFCARRPLDKKFGGLWEFPGGKIEEGETLEMALKRELLEELDLKVEVLGTFMNVVKEYDNFIIDLTCLKCKVSENYSFKLKEHLEYKWLEKKELLNLEWVPTDIPIVEKLQEI, from the coding sequence ATGAAAAGTATAGTTAAAGTGGTTGGTGCAATTATTGAAAAAGAAAATAAAATATTTTGTGCTAGACGTCCATTGGATAAAAAATTTGGTGGTTTATGGGAGTTTCCTGGAGGAAAGATTGAAGAAGGAGAAACTTTAGAAATGGCTTTAAAAAGAGAGTTATTAGAAGAACTAGATTTAAAAGTTGAAGTTTTAGGTACATTTATGAATGTAGTAAAAGAATATGATAATTTTATAATAGATTTAACTTGTTTAAAATGTAAAGTTTCAGAAAATTATTCTTTTAAATTAAAAGAACATTTAGAATATAAATGGTTAGAGAAAAAGGAATTATTAAATTTGGAATGGGTACCTACAGATATTCCAATTGTTGAAAAACTTCAAGAGATATAG